In Paraflavitalea devenefica, the following are encoded in one genomic region:
- a CDS encoding adenylosuccinate synthase: MVDVLLGLQWGDEGKGKIVDYFAPSYDVIARFQGGPNAGHTLYVKDKKIVLHQIPSGIFHENTTNLIGNGVVLDAVTLHRECETVQSFGVDYRKNLYISERTHLILPTHRALDKASELQKGNEKIGSTLKGIGPAYMDKTGRNGLRVGDLLDKSFTTQYIKLRLKHQKLLDSMNFHEDISAWEEEFFDALEFMRQFKIVNGEYFINDKIRQGKKVLAEGAQGSMLDVDFGTFPFVTSSNTISAGVCTGLGVAPQKIKDVIGVTKAYCTRVGSGPFPTELHDATGEELRRIGNEFGATTGRPRRCGWIDLVALNFACMVNGVTKLVMTKADVLDAFDELKVCTSYVVNGQQTTEVPFQMTRVAIEPELKSFKGWKQDVTALKSASQLPEVMKQYVTFINEYLGVKVAYISNGPGRDQLIEI; encoded by the coding sequence ATGGTTGATGTTTTATTAGGTCTTCAGTGGGGCGATGAAGGCAAAGGGAAAATTGTGGATTATTTTGCTCCTTCCTACGATGTTATAGCCCGTTTTCAGGGAGGCCCCAATGCAGGTCATACCCTATATGTAAAAGATAAGAAGATAGTATTGCACCAGATCCCCTCCGGTATATTCCATGAGAATACCACCAACCTGATCGGTAATGGCGTGGTGCTGGATGCAGTAACCCTGCACAGGGAGTGCGAAACGGTTCAGTCCTTTGGTGTTGACTATCGTAAAAACCTGTATATTTCTGAAAGGACACACCTGATCCTGCCCACCCACCGGGCGCTGGATAAGGCTTCTGAACTGCAGAAAGGCAATGAGAAGATCGGTTCTACCCTGAAGGGTATCGGACCGGCCTATATGGATAAAACCGGCCGTAATGGCCTGCGGGTAGGCGACCTGCTGGATAAGAGTTTTACCACCCAGTATATTAAACTGCGCCTGAAGCACCAGAAGTTGCTGGACAGCATGAACTTCCATGAGGATATTTCGGCCTGGGAGGAAGAGTTCTTTGATGCTTTGGAGTTTATGCGCCAGTTTAAGATTGTTAACGGAGAGTATTTTATCAACGACAAGATAAGACAAGGCAAGAAGGTGTTGGCCGAAGGAGCACAGGGCAGTATGCTGGATGTGGATTTCGGTACTTTCCCTTTTGTAACATCCTCCAATACCATTTCAGCCGGTGTATGTACCGGTTTAGGGGTGGCCCCGCAAAAGATAAAGGATGTGATTGGGGTTACCAAAGCTTATTGTACCCGCGTAGGCAGCGGACCTTTCCCTACAGAGCTGCATGACGCTACCGGTGAAGAATTGCGCCGTATTGGCAATGAATTTGGTGCAACTACCGGCCGTCCACGCCGTTGTGGCTGGATAGACCTGGTGGCCCTGAATTTTGCCTGTATGGTGAATGGCGTTACGAAGCTGGTGATGACAAAGGCCGATGTACTGGACGCATTTGATGAGCTGAAGGTGTGTACTTCCTACGTAGTGAACGGGCAGCAAACAACCGAGGTGCCTTTCCAGATGACCAGGGTAGCTATTGAGCCTGAGCTGAAATCATTTAAAGGCTGGAAGCAGGACGTTACCGCACTGAAATCGGCTTCCCAGCTACCGGAGGTGATGAAACAGTATGTGACGTTTATTAATGAATACCTGGGTGTAAAAGTGGCCTATATTTCTAATGGACCCGGCCGTGACCAACTGATAGAAATATAG
- a CDS encoding RagB/SusD family nutrient uptake outer membrane protein, which produces MKKIVILYIVSFFCGVALLTSCKKEIGNLNNPVIEDYLNNATKPQLDNLVIGTESGMRNNMELYLEVVGVIGREMYRFSGSDPRYVTDLLGQGTEKVLDNNAFYLTNNWNARYRVVKNCNLIIQATNTTNADIPAATKKGYLGFAKTIKAHQLLLNLNLTYTNGIRLQVEDPDNPGAFLGYPESLTAIASLLDEAKTDLTGATIGFALSTGFDGFKDAAGLIKFNRALAARVAVYRQQWAAALTALNESFFDLNGSFNLGVHMVYSTGPNDQLNAAYFPKNRGGEVRVAHPSYVTDILPGDDRIGKATVRTSTASSSDGSLSSNRDVWVYTSSTAPVPVIRNEELILIYAEAKINLTQIPDGIVALNRIRTGHNLPVYAGGITVAALTAEMLYQRRYSLFFEGHRWVDMRRYDRLNQLPIDRAGDDVWDKFPKPLTEN; this is translated from the coding sequence ATGAAAAAGATAGTCATCCTATATATTGTCTCGTTTTTTTGTGGGGTTGCTTTGCTTACCTCCTGCAAAAAAGAGATCGGCAATCTTAACAACCCGGTCATTGAGGATTATTTAAACAATGCTACCAAGCCGCAATTGGATAACCTGGTCATAGGAACAGAATCGGGTATGCGTAATAACATGGAGCTATACCTGGAAGTGGTAGGCGTAATAGGACGGGAAATGTACCGGTTTTCCGGCTCAGACCCCCGGTATGTAACGGATTTACTGGGACAAGGAACGGAAAAAGTACTGGACAATAATGCCTTCTATTTAACCAATAACTGGAATGCCCGGTACCGGGTAGTGAAGAATTGTAATTTGATCATACAGGCCACCAATACTACCAATGCAGATATACCTGCCGCCACCAAGAAAGGATACCTGGGCTTTGCCAAAACCATCAAAGCGCACCAGTTACTGCTCAACCTGAACCTTACTTATACCAATGGTATACGTTTGCAGGTAGAAGATCCTGATAATCCCGGTGCCTTTTTAGGATACCCGGAATCACTCACGGCGATTGCCAGCCTGCTGGATGAGGCAAAAACCGATCTTACCGGCGCCACTATTGGCTTTGCGCTTTCAACAGGTTTTGATGGTTTTAAGGATGCTGCCGGTTTAATAAAGTTTAACCGTGCGCTGGCTGCCCGGGTGGCCGTCTATCGCCAGCAATGGGCTGCAGCATTGACAGCGCTGAATGAATCTTTTTTTGATTTGAACGGGTCTTTTAATCTGGGCGTACATATGGTGTACTCAACAGGACCTAATGATCAGTTGAATGCCGCGTATTTCCCAAAGAACAGAGGCGGGGAAGTGCGGGTAGCACATCCCAGCTATGTAACCGATATACTGCCGGGGGATGACAGAATTGGTAAAGCTACAGTACGCACTTCAACCGCTTCATCAAGTGATGGTTCTTTATCCAGTAACCGGGATGTGTGGGTATATACCTCCAGTACCGCTCCTGTTCCTGTTATCCGTAATGAGGAGCTTATACTGATCTACGCGGAGGCAAAAATAAACCTGACTCAAATACCCGATGGCATTGTGGCGCTGAACCGGATCAGGACAGGACATAACCTTCCTGTTTATGCAGGTGGTATTACAGTGGCTGCCCTTACCGCTGAAATGCTGTACCAGCGCAGGTACTCTTTATTCTTTGAGGGGCACCGGTGGGTGGATATGCGCCGGTATGACCGCCTGAACCAGTTGCCAATTGACCGGGCAGGCGATGATGTATGGGATAAGTTCCCGAAGCCATTGACCGAGAATTAA
- a CDS encoding SusC/RagA family TonB-linked outer membrane protein — MRQILKRALLVFMTVALPALLLAQVSVSGTITDASGNAVPGASIKLRNSNLGTSSDANGKFSLMVPGSGGTLEISAISFKTQTVQVSASNSNVSIQLSEDVGKLDEVIVTGLATSVKRRNLANAVATISSRDLSGTAPAQTFDAALNGKITGAYINANSGAPGGGISVKLRGVTSIFGNTQPLFVVDGVFIDNTTTSAGLTFVTGAVRNASTSNQDNPSSRIADLRAEDIENIEILKGASAAAIYGSKAAAGVVLITTKRGRQGRTKVSFSQDIGFVKVRKLLGTRSLSSKIVTDQGWDVAEYNAAVAAGKVYDYEKEIYGETGLTRNSSVSVTGGTDKTSFYFSASQKNEEGIVKNTGFRSNSLRLNVDHRITDNIKIGLTTNYINSSADRGLTNNDNNSVSYGVALSTTPGFTELHADANGNFPRNKYSASNPLETIAKITNNEGVNRFITGINLDAIFQKSAQSTTRFIGRGGIDFYNLKTFALFPNTLQFQEVNQGTSAQGFAKSLSTNFILSVVNNYMLSPNLSLTTSAGITQENGDYDNLLNVATRLVGGQSNINMAGALTAFQFRNKNQDNGIFIQEEASIIDAITLTAGVRFDRSTNNGDPDKYYAFPKAGLSWNLTRMNFWKSKLFDNLKIRAAYGQAGNFPAFGSKFNSIVIANTGGLLGTLVSTIRGNKDIEPERTAELEAGLDFSVLNSKLNVEITFYNKTITGFLLQRPVAGSSGFSTQWINAGDLRNRGIEISVNAQPVAAKNVRWTSTVNFWLNRSKITKLDVDPVELGAFATDLGMFRIEEGKTATQIVGTDGTKGTVKLGDAEPKFQMNFFNEVTFLKNFSVRFLLHWKHKGDNLNLSEFLTDLGGTSPDYDGDDDGNGVINGTQRINDYFDGSARNFVQEAGYLRLREIGLYYTFSKLPASFIKGLRVGISANNYFTKTKYRNYDPEVSNFGTGFSTNVDVMPFPASKRATFHLSVDF; from the coding sequence ATGAGACAAATTCTGAAACGAGCTTTGCTTGTGTTCATGACCGTTGCCTTGCCAGCCTTGCTATTGGCGCAGGTATCCGTGTCGGGCACAATTACAGACGCCTCCGGTAATGCGGTCCCAGGCGCTTCTATTAAACTCAGAAATTCCAATCTTGGCACCTCTTCAGACGCCAATGGCAAATTTTCGTTAATGGTTCCCGGTAGTGGAGGAACATTAGAGATCTCAGCCATCAGTTTTAAAACCCAAACAGTACAGGTAAGCGCTTCCAATTCAAATGTATCTATCCAATTGTCGGAAGACGTGGGCAAGCTGGATGAAGTGATCGTAACGGGCCTTGCCACCAGTGTAAAAAGAAGGAACCTGGCCAATGCGGTGGCCACTATTTCCAGCAGGGACCTGAGTGGTACCGCCCCGGCACAAACTTTTGATGCGGCCCTGAATGGCAAAATTACCGGCGCTTATATTAACGCCAACTCCGGCGCCCCGGGTGGTGGTATTTCTGTAAAACTCCGTGGGGTAACTTCCATATTCGGTAATACACAGCCGCTTTTTGTAGTAGATGGGGTTTTTATAGATAATACGACCACCTCTGCCGGGTTAACTTTTGTAACAGGCGCTGTAAGGAACGCTTCTACCAGTAACCAGGACAATCCTTCCAGCCGTATAGCCGATCTGCGGGCAGAGGATATTGAAAATATTGAAATATTAAAGGGCGCTTCGGCTGCTGCTATTTATGGTTCAAAGGCTGCAGCGGGCGTGGTATTGATCACTACCAAACGTGGTAGACAAGGGAGAACAAAAGTTTCTTTTTCCCAGGATATAGGTTTTGTAAAAGTAAGAAAGCTGTTAGGCACCCGTTCCTTATCGTCTAAGATTGTAACTGACCAGGGATGGGATGTGGCAGAATACAATGCAGCAGTGGCCGCCGGCAAGGTATACGATTATGAAAAAGAAATTTATGGCGAAACCGGGCTTACCCGTAATAGTTCCGTGAGCGTAACCGGCGGTACAGATAAAACCAGTTTTTATTTTTCTGCTTCACAAAAAAATGAAGAAGGGATCGTAAAAAATACCGGTTTCCGGAGCAATAGCCTGCGACTGAATGTAGACCACCGGATTACAGATAATATTAAGATAGGACTGACCACCAATTATATCAATTCTTCGGCAGACAGGGGGTTGACCAATAATGATAATAACTCTGTTTCTTACGGAGTGGCTTTATCCACGACGCCCGGTTTCACAGAACTTCACGCGGATGCTAACGGCAACTTCCCCCGTAATAAGTACAGCGCCTCCAATCCACTGGAAACAATCGCTAAAATAACGAATAACGAAGGTGTCAACCGTTTCATAACCGGTATCAACCTGGATGCTATTTTTCAGAAATCGGCCCAGTCCACTACCCGTTTCATTGGCCGGGGTGGCATTGATTTTTATAACCTGAAAACTTTTGCTCTTTTTCCCAATACGCTCCAGTTCCAGGAAGTAAACCAGGGCACTTCTGCGCAGGGCTTCGCGAAAAGTCTTAGTACCAATTTTATTCTTTCTGTGGTTAATAATTATATGCTCTCACCCAATTTAAGTTTAACTACTTCTGCGGGTATTACACAGGAAAACGGAGATTACGATAATCTGCTCAATGTTGCTACCAGGTTGGTGGGAGGTCAGTCCAATATCAATATGGCGGGCGCATTGACTGCTTTTCAGTTCCGTAACAAAAACCAGGATAACGGCATTTTTATACAGGAAGAAGCGAGTATTATCGACGCTATTACCTTAACTGCAGGGGTCCGTTTTGACAGGTCTACCAATAATGGCGACCCGGATAAATATTATGCTTTTCCCAAAGCAGGTTTATCCTGGAATTTGACCCGTATGAATTTCTGGAAAAGCAAGCTATTTGACAATCTGAAGATAAGAGCAGCATATGGACAAGCTGGTAATTTCCCGGCTTTTGGCAGCAAGTTTAATTCCATAGTAATAGCCAATACCGGAGGTTTACTGGGCACCCTGGTAAGCACTATACGGGGTAATAAAGACATTGAGCCGGAAAGAACGGCAGAGTTGGAAGCCGGACTTGATTTCAGCGTGTTGAACAGTAAACTCAATGTTGAAATTACCTTTTATAACAAAACCATTACGGGCTTTTTGTTGCAACGTCCCGTGGCAGGTTCCAGTGGTTTCAGCACCCAATGGATCAATGCCGGTGATCTGCGTAACCGGGGTATTGAGATCAGTGTGAATGCCCAACCTGTTGCAGCCAAGAATGTCCGTTGGACATCTACGGTTAATTTCTGGCTCAACCGTTCTAAAATAACCAAGCTGGATGTTGACCCGGTAGAGCTGGGTGCTTTTGCTACCGACCTGGGTATGTTCAGGATAGAGGAAGGCAAGACTGCTACCCAGATCGTAGGGACAGATGGTACAAAAGGAACTGTTAAACTGGGCGATGCAGAACCAAAATTCCAGATGAATTTCTTTAATGAAGTGACTTTTCTCAAAAATTTCAGTGTACGGTTCCTGTTGCACTGGAAGCATAAAGGAGATAACCTTAACCTGAGTGAATTTTTAACTGACTTGGGAGGCACCAGTCCGGATTATGACGGAGATGATGATGGCAATGGTGTTATAAATGGTACGCAGCGGATAAATGACTATTTCGATGGGTCTGCCCGTAATTTTGTGCAGGAAGCCGGTTATTTGCGTTTGAGGGAAATTGGCTTGTATTACACCTTCTCTAAATTACCTGCTAGTTTTATTAAAGGACTCCGCGTGGGCATTTCTGCCAATAATTATTTTACCAAAACCAAGTACAGAAACTATGATCCGGAAGTATCCAATTTCGGAACAGGCTTTTCAACCAACGTGGATGTAATGCCATTCCCGGCTTCCAAGCGGGCCACTTTCCATTTATCAGTTGATTTCTAA
- a CDS encoding RelA/SpoT family protein, with protein sequence MDTVAVIPKYNLNEEQEKKLILREYRALLRSLKPKLKPGDKELLRRAFEMAADAHKTMRRKSGEPYILHPLAVARIGIEEIGLGVRSTICALLHDTVEDTDISLEDIEREFGTEIARIVDGLTKISNVIDVNASQQAENFKKILLTLTDDPRVILIKLSDRLHNMRTLDSMKREKQLKIASETVYVYGPLAHRMGLYNIKTEMEDLSMKYLEPEAYREIARKLAETKRERSRYINEFIRPIREKLEKINFEFEIYGRPKSIHSIWNKMKKKGVAFEEVYDLFAIRVILDTIPEKEKEACWKVYSIITDEYTPSPERLRDWLSNPKSNGYEALHTTVMGPQGKWVEVQVRTKRMNEIAEKGLAAHWKYKEGTNDESRFDKWFQQIREVLNNPDNDSVDFLQDFKTSFLAEEIYVYTPKGDVKMLPVNSTALDFAFSIHSAVGSQCIGAKVNHKLVPISHKLRSGDQVEIITSAKQKPSEDWINIVVTAKAKSKIKDALKEEKRKVADEGKYTLQRKVEGLGAAFNQHNVDVLTAFYKLQSPLDLYYQISIKAIDLKELKDFQVLGDKLEPPKPVKPVIEHKTEHTSLPKKDAELIIFGESSDKIVYTLANCCKPIPGDDVFGFVTTGKGLTIHRTNCPNATKLLSNYGHRVVKTKWARNKEISFLTGLKIVGIDDVGVIHKITNLISGEMKININAMTIEAKDGLFYGNVKVYVHDKDELDDLVERLKRLPGIETVDRYDTEA encoded by the coding sequence ATGGATACTGTAGCTGTGATACCGAAATATAATTTGAATGAGGAGCAGGAGAAAAAGCTGATACTCCGGGAGTACCGTGCCTTGTTGCGTTCACTGAAACCCAAGTTAAAGCCCGGTGATAAGGAGCTATTGCGCCGTGCCTTTGAGATGGCTGCAGATGCCCATAAAACGATGCGCCGTAAGAGTGGGGAACCTTATATCCTGCACCCGCTGGCTGTTGCCCGTATCGGGATAGAGGAGATTGGCCTGGGCGTGCGCTCTACCATCTGCGCCCTGCTGCATGATACGGTAGAAGATACGGATATTTCCCTCGAAGATATTGAGCGTGAATTTGGTACAGAGATCGCCCGGATTGTGGACGGGCTTACCAAGATCTCGAATGTAATAGACGTGAACGCCTCCCAGCAGGCGGAGAATTTCAAAAAGATATTGCTGACGCTGACAGATGACCCCCGGGTAATCCTGATCAAGCTGAGCGACCGGCTGCACAATATGCGTACCCTGGACAGTATGAAACGGGAAAAGCAGCTAAAGATAGCTTCTGAAACCGTGTATGTGTACGGTCCGCTGGCCCACCGTATGGGATTGTACAATATCAAGACAGAGATGGAAGACCTGTCTATGAAGTACCTGGAGCCGGAAGCCTACCGTGAAATTGCCCGCAAGCTGGCAGAAACGAAAAGGGAACGGTCCAGGTATATCAATGAGTTTATACGTCCTATCCGGGAGAAATTAGAGAAGATCAATTTTGAGTTCGAGATATATGGCCGGCCCAAGAGCATCCACTCCATCTGGAATAAGATGAAGAAGAAAGGTGTGGCCTTTGAGGAAGTGTATGACCTGTTTGCCATCCGGGTGATCCTGGATACGATCCCCGAAAAAGAAAAGGAAGCCTGCTGGAAGGTGTATTCGATTATTACCGATGAATATACCCCTTCTCCAGAGCGGTTGCGCGACTGGCTGAGTAATCCCAAATCGAATGGTTATGAGGCCTTGCATACTACCGTGATGGGGCCGCAGGGTAAATGGGTGGAAGTACAGGTGCGCACCAAGCGGATGAATGAGATCGCCGAGAAGGGATTGGCCGCCCACTGGAAGTATAAGGAAGGAACGAATGACGAGAGCCGGTTTGATAAATGGTTCCAGCAAATACGGGAGGTGTTGAATAATCCCGATAATGATTCTGTTGATTTTCTGCAGGACTTTAAGACGAGTTTCCTGGCCGAAGAGATCTATGTATATACACCCAAGGGCGATGTGAAGATGCTGCCGGTAAATTCTACAGCCCTGGATTTTGCTTTTTCCATTCACAGTGCGGTAGGTTCTCAGTGTATCGGCGCCAAGGTGAACCATAAGCTGGTGCCCATCAGTCATAAGTTGCGCAGTGGCGACCAGGTGGAGATTATTACTTCTGCCAAGCAAAAGCCTTCAGAAGACTGGATCAATATTGTGGTTACCGCCAAGGCCAAAAGTAAGATCAAGGATGCGCTGAAGGAAGAAAAGCGGAAGGTGGCCGATGAAGGTAAGTATACCCTGCAACGCAAGGTAGAGGGACTGGGTGCTGCTTTTAACCAGCACAATGTAGATGTGCTGACTGCTTTTTATAAGTTGCAATCCCCGCTTGACCTGTATTACCAGATCTCGATCAAGGCGATTGACCTGAAGGAGTTAAAAGATTTCCAGGTACTGGGTGATAAACTGGAGCCTCCCAAGCCGGTTAAGCCTGTTATTGAACACAAGACCGAGCATACCTCCCTGCCCAAGAAGGATGCCGAGCTGATTATATTCGGAGAAAGCAGCGATAAGATTGTTTATACCCTGGCCAATTGTTGTAAGCCGATCCCCGGCGACGACGTATTTGGATTTGTTACCACGGGTAAAGGACTTACTATCCACCGCACCAATTGTCCCAATGCCACAAAGCTGCTGTCCAATTACGGCCACCGGGTGGTAAAAACCAAGTGGGCGCGTAATAAGGAGATTTCCTTCCTCACTGGTTTAAAGATCGTAGGTATTGATGATGTGGGTGTGATCCATAAGATCACCAACCTGATCTCGGGAGAGATGAAGATCAATATTAATGCGATGACGATTGAGGCCAAGGATGGACTGTTCTACGGCAATGTGAAAGTGTATGTTCATGATAAGGACGAGTTGGATGACCTGGTGGAGCGCCTGAAGCGTTTGCCGGGTATTGAAACGGTAGACAGGTATGATACGGAAGCATAG
- a CDS encoding sialate O-acetylesterase yields the protein MIRNSKSLFLVAFLLVHAIVKAEVQPNSLFSDHMVLQRDIAVPVWGTASEGEKVTVTFNDQQVSATAVNGKWMVKLNPLKAGGPFVMAIAGTNTITINDIQVGEVWLCGGQSNMERHLGLQGGQKPIINWEAEAAAANYPLIRQFYLPRVGGSAEPLASVNANWTVCTPGSVKGFSAVGYFFARDLFNELKVPIGIIHSSWGGTPAEKWTSRETLAGNPALKELVDAYNRSISDYPARLENYKKNEPALLEKWAADTLLARQAGKSLPRKPSAPVHPVKAGDCGGLYNSMIAPLIPYAIKGVCWYQGEANNTRAKQYQTLLPVMINSWRSAWNEGDFPFLIVQIAPYKDMKPEIREAQLLITQQTRNTALIVTTDCGDSSDIHPANKQPVGARLALAARALAYKQRLEYSGPVYASMKKQGDKIVLRFTHGKGLAAKGEVLKGFSIAGADQQFVPATATIKGKKIIVFNDTVKDPVAVRYGWANVPDVNLYNSDALPASPFRTDVE from the coding sequence ATGATAAGAAATAGCAAAAGCCTGTTTTTAGTTGCCTTCCTACTTGTTCATGCAATAGTAAAAGCGGAGGTACAGCCCAATAGTTTGTTCAGTGACCATATGGTATTGCAGCGGGATATTGCTGTACCGGTGTGGGGCACAGCCAGTGAAGGTGAAAAGGTAACGGTCACCTTCAACGATCAGCAGGTTAGTGCTACGGCAGTTAACGGCAAATGGATGGTGAAGCTAAATCCTTTGAAAGCGGGTGGACCGTTTGTAATGGCCATTGCCGGCACCAATACCATAACGATTAATGATATCCAGGTAGGCGAGGTATGGCTTTGCGGCGGACAATCGAATATGGAACGTCATCTTGGCCTGCAAGGCGGTCAGAAACCCATTATTAACTGGGAAGCAGAAGCGGCAGCGGCCAATTATCCCCTCATCCGGCAGTTTTATTTACCGCGTGTGGGCGGCTCAGCAGAGCCTTTAGCCAGTGTAAATGCCAACTGGACCGTATGCACGCCCGGAAGCGTAAAAGGGTTTTCGGCTGTGGGTTATTTTTTTGCCAGGGACCTGTTCAATGAGCTCAAGGTGCCTATCGGCATTATTCATTCTTCCTGGGGAGGTACTCCGGCGGAGAAATGGACCAGTAGGGAAACACTGGCGGGTAATCCTGCCTTGAAGGAACTGGTAGATGCCTATAACAGGTCTATCAGTGACTACCCTGCCAGGCTGGAAAATTATAAGAAGAACGAACCTGCCCTCCTGGAGAAATGGGCAGCCGATACTTTACTGGCGAGACAGGCTGGTAAATCCCTGCCACGCAAACCTTCGGCGCCGGTACATCCTGTGAAGGCAGGTGATTGCGGAGGTTTGTATAATTCCATGATCGCGCCGCTGATCCCTTATGCTATTAAAGGTGTTTGCTGGTACCAGGGTGAAGCCAATAATACACGGGCCAAACAATACCAAACTCTTTTACCTGTCATGATCAATAGCTGGCGGTCGGCCTGGAATGAGGGTGATTTTCCTTTCCTGATCGTTCAGATCGCACCGTATAAGGACATGAAGCCTGAAATACGGGAAGCCCAATTACTGATCACGCAGCAAACCAGGAACACGGCCCTGATCGTAACCACGGATTGTGGTGATTCGTCAGATATTCATCCTGCCAATAAGCAGCCGGTAGGAGCCAGGCTGGCGCTGGCGGCAAGGGCACTGGCCTATAAACAGCGGCTGGAATATTCAGGCCCGGTATATGCTTCTATGAAGAAACAGGGAGATAAGATCGTATTGCGTTTTACGCATGGTAAAGGGCTTGCGGCCAAAGGCGAAGTATTGAAGGGTTTCTCCATTGCAGGTGCTGATCAGCAGTTTGTACCGGCAACGGCCACTATAAAGGGCAAAAAGATCATTGTGTTCAACGATACAGTTAAAGATCCTGTTGCTGTACGTTATGGATGGGCCAATGTACCGGATGTGAATTTGTACAATAGCGATGCGTTGCCGGCATCTCCATTCAGGACAGATGTAGAATAA